A portion of the Acidobacteriota bacterium genome contains these proteins:
- a CDS encoding superoxide dismutase, translating into MKAIARREALAALIGGGTGLLLAENAVAFARQPAAVPKAFAGQHQIKPLPFDPAKLKGISEKLIRSHWENNYSGALRALNVVEQRLAAMATDKDLPAYVYGDLKREEALRTGSVVLHEIYFSLLGGEGKAGGDVLNALKQAFGSHEAWEAEFKRTGAALGGGSGWVMLGLNLHTGELHNYWSWDHLHNAPTSVPLLVMDMYEHAYQMDYGAAAAKYIDAFLTNLSWEEINRRYVKAQKAWDALKAT; encoded by the coding sequence ATGAAAGCAATTGCTAGACGTGAGGCCTTGGCGGCGTTAATCGGTGGCGGTACTGGTTTGCTGCTGGCCGAAAACGCTGTGGCGTTCGCCCGACAACCGGCGGCAGTGCCAAAAGCCTTTGCCGGACAGCATCAAATCAAACCGCTGCCGTTTGATCCGGCCAAGCTGAAAGGCATTTCTGAAAAACTGATCCGCTCGCATTGGGAAAACAATTACAGCGGCGCGTTGCGGGCGTTGAATGTCGTCGAACAGCGGCTGGCCGCGATGGCTACCGACAAAGACTTGCCCGCGTATGTATACGGCGATTTGAAGCGCGAAGAGGCGTTGCGCACCGGCTCGGTCGTCCTGCACGAAATCTATTTCAGCCTGTTGGGCGGCGAGGGCAAAGCGGGCGGCGACGTCTTGAACGCCCTCAAACAAGCGTTCGGCAGCCATGAAGCGTGGGAAGCCGAATTCAAACGCACGGGCGCGGCGCTGGGCGGCGGTTCAGGTTGGGTGATGCTGGGTCTCAATCTGCACACGGGCGAGTTACACAACTATTGGTCGTGGGATCATCTGCATAATGCCCCGACGAGCGTGCCGTTGCTGGTGATGGATATGTATGAGCACGCCTACCAGATGGATTACGGCGCGGCGGCGGCCAAATACATTGACGCGTTTCTGACCAATCTGAGTTGGGAAGAGATCAATCGCCGTTATGTCAAAGCGCAAAAAGCCTGGGACGCACTAAAGGCAACCTAG
- a CDS encoding efflux RND transporter periplasmic adaptor subunit, giving the protein MKRKQLFHLLTCALAALALSCGGKALQPPTTQPAQAAPAAPPTITVTTVQSHELNRQTRLPGELQAYQDVVLYAKVQGFVQTINVDRGSIVRQGQLLATLRAPEIDTQRSEAEARARAAQSQRAEAVARISSIKAQRLEAEAKLAAEETTYQRLKAASATPGAVAGNDVDIAQRNVEGAKARVQLYLENEKAAQSQVRALEESEKALLDAVRGVKNVEDYLKITAPFDGVITERNAHLGSLVGSANSVGGLPMLRLQQIARLRLVVAVPETEVAGVTPGKEINFTVPAFPGETFTGRVLRVSHALDAKTRTMPVELEVGNARGRLAPGMFSEVTWPTRRPRPSLFVPPGAVATTTERSFVIRINGGVTEWVDVKRGASMNQQGVDLVEVFGELAAGEQIAARGTDELRAGTKVNVKIQGGK; this is encoded by the coding sequence ATGAAACGCAAACAATTATTCCACCTGCTGACTTGCGCGCTCGCCGCCCTCGCCCTTTCCTGCGGCGGCAAAGCGCTGCAACCGCCAACCACACAACCCGCGCAAGCCGCGCCTGCTGCCCCGCCCACGATCACCGTGACTACCGTGCAATCCCACGAACTCAACCGCCAGACGCGCTTGCCCGGCGAGTTGCAGGCGTATCAGGACGTGGTGCTTTACGCCAAAGTGCAGGGCTTCGTGCAAACGATCAATGTTGATCGCGGCTCCATCGTGCGCCAGGGGCAATTGCTCGCCACCTTGCGCGCGCCTGAAATTGACACGCAACGCAGCGAAGCCGAGGCCCGCGCCCGCGCCGCCCAGTCGCAACGCGCCGAAGCCGTCGCCCGCATCAGTTCGATCAAAGCCCAACGCCTGGAAGCCGAAGCCAAACTCGCCGCCGAAGAGACGACATATCAACGATTGAAAGCAGCTTCGGCTACGCCGGGCGCAGTCGCGGGCAATGATGTAGACATTGCCCAGCGCAACGTCGAAGGGGCCAAAGCGCGCGTGCAGCTTTATCTGGAAAACGAAAAGGCTGCGCAATCTCAGGTGCGAGCACTAGAAGAAAGCGAGAAGGCGTTGTTGGATGCGGTGCGCGGCGTCAAAAACGTCGAGGACTATCTGAAGATCACCGCGCCCTTTGACGGCGTCATCACCGAACGCAACGCGCATCTGGGCAGTTTGGTTGGTTCGGCGAATAGTGTGGGCGGGTTGCCAATGCTACGGCTGCAACAAATTGCGCGCTTGCGGCTGGTCGTCGCCGTGCCTGAGACCGAAGTCGCAGGCGTAACGCCAGGCAAAGAGATCAACTTCACCGTGCCGGCATTTCCCGGCGAGACGTTCACGGGCCGCGTCTTGCGCGTGAGCCATGCGCTTGATGCGAAAACGCGCACGATGCCGGTCGAATTGGAAGTCGGCAACGCGCGTGGCAGATTGGCGCCCGGCATGTTTTCCGAAGTAACGTGGCCGACGCGGCGTCCGCGTCCGTCGCTGTTTGTGCCGCCGGGGGCAGTGGCGACAACGACCGAACGCTCGTTCGTCATTCGCATCAATGGCGGCGTGACCGAGTGGGTGGATGTCAAACGCGGGGCTTCGATGAATCAGCAGGGCGTTGATCTGGTCGAAGTCTTTGGCGAGTTGGCGGCCGGCGAACAAATCGCGGCGCGCGGCACTGATGAGTTGCGCGCCGGAACCAAAGTCAACGTGAAAATTCAAGGAGGCAAGTGA
- a CDS encoding SpoIIE family protein phosphatase, giving the protein MNITKMRTRLVKRCLLLVLCGVGIALQAVTTYALDPKKAITQYIHDLWTSDNGLPQNNARAIVQTRDGYLWLGTEEGLARFDGVRFVIFDRSNTPEMKSRWISALIEDRNGNLWIGTNREVLSFKDGKFTRYDTKNGLSSSFVNVFCQDLEGNLWIGTNDGLNQFKDGKFTAWTTKEGLSHNAVHSIYQGKAGDLWIGTDMGLDQFKRGRFTNYTSKQGLAPGTVYSICEDRNGSLWIGTQMGDANKGGLTQFKNGKFKVFTTKDGLSFNGISSIFEDHDGNLWIGTFVGGLNRLQDNKFSTYTVKEGLSDNFVSSMYEDREGSLWMGTGTGLNRLRDSKFNTYSQTDGLSGEYVESIYEDRNGSLWIGTDDGLNKSTSGKITSFSTKEGLSSNNVRAIKQDTENNFWIGTDAGLNHLRQGGGKISATRDGPANDHVQSIYQDQVGNLWIGTVGNGLWQTKNGLYTHYTMKEGLSGRDVFATYSDRRGDLWIGTGRGLNQLHNGNLVNYTAQMGLSTSVRYLYGDQQSFLWIGTDNGLFLFNNEHFTRYTTSEGLFDDVVWTILEDNRGNFWMSCNKGIFRTTRQELIDFAAGKIKSISCIAYGTADGMKNRECSDNQQSGLKTKDGGLWFATVKGVVVIDPANLHLNTVPPPVVIEQVNVDGASLPHNTAAQLPPGQRNFEFQYAGLSFVAPEKVSYKYRLEGYDHDWIAAGGRRAAYYTNLAPGQYRFRVIAANNDGVWNETGAAFSFYLKPHFYQTWWFYSFCGLGLVFSGIGLNSLRLRGVLAKERERTRLQEAELRAEVAESQAKAIEAEHQRKTQELEEARQLQLSMLPRNVPQSPRLEIAAYMKTASEVGGDYYDFHLGEDGTLTIAVGDATGHGLRAGTLVSSVKSLFVALAYHPDIPHILQRMSRVLKEMKLRGLFMAMTLVKVHGQQLSVSIAGMPPVLIYRALTGAVEEIALRALPLGSLMGYQYKQAEATLNAGDVVVLLSDGLPERFNPQDEMFDYAATKRALAEAASQSPQQLIEHLVAAGEAWAQGRAQDDDVTFVVLKVKANDAQNG; this is encoded by the coding sequence ATGAACATAACCAAGATGAGAACCCGTTTGGTGAAGCGCTGCCTCCTGCTTGTGCTCTGCGGTGTCGGAATAGCCTTGCAAGCTGTCACGACCTATGCGCTCGATCCGAAGAAAGCCATCACTCAATATATCCACGATTTGTGGACGAGCGACAACGGCCTGCCGCAAAACAATGCTCGCGCGATTGTCCAGACGCGTGATGGTTATTTATGGCTCGGCACTGAGGAAGGGTTGGCCAGATTCGATGGCGTGCGGTTTGTCATCTTCGACCGATCAAATACGCCAGAGATGAAAAGCCGATGGATCAGTGCCCTTATAGAAGACAGAAACGGCAATCTGTGGATTGGCACTAATCGTGAAGTGCTCAGTTTCAAAGATGGAAAGTTCACGAGATATGACACAAAGAATGGCCTGTCTTCTTCCTTTGTGAATGTCTTTTGTCAGGACCTTGAAGGGAATTTATGGATCGGTACCAACGATGGATTGAATCAATTCAAAGATGGCAAATTCACTGCCTGGACGACTAAAGAGGGGTTATCTCATAACGCTGTACATTCTATTTACCAAGGCAAGGCTGGCGATCTCTGGATTGGCACCGATATGGGTTTAGATCAATTCAAGAGAGGGCGATTCACTAACTACACCTCTAAACAAGGGCTTGCCCCTGGCACAGTATATTCAATATGTGAAGATCGAAATGGCAGCCTTTGGATTGGCACTCAAATGGGCGACGCTAACAAGGGTGGCCTCACTCAATTTAAGAACGGCAAGTTCAAAGTCTTCACAACAAAAGACGGGCTGTCTTTCAATGGCATCTCCTCAATCTTTGAAGACCATGATGGGAATCTCTGGATTGGCACTTTTGTTGGAGGGTTGAACAGATTACAAGACAATAAATTTTCAACTTACACAGTAAAAGAAGGATTATCAGATAACTTCGTGTCATCAATGTATGAAGACCGCGAGGGCAGTCTATGGATGGGGACAGGCACTGGGCTAAATCGCTTACGCGACAGCAAATTCAACACTTATAGTCAAACTGACGGCTTATCAGGTGAATATGTGGAGTCCATTTATGAAGATCGAAATGGAAGCCTCTGGATTGGTACAGATGATGGACTGAATAAATCGACAAGTGGGAAGATCACAAGCTTTTCAACTAAAGAGGGGCTATCTAGTAATAACGTGCGCGCGATTAAGCAAGACACAGAAAATAACTTTTGGATTGGGACTGATGCAGGATTAAATCATTTACGCCAAGGGGGTGGGAAAATCTCCGCAACTAGAGATGGGCCAGCTAACGATCACGTGCAGTCTATTTATCAGGACCAAGTGGGCAATCTCTGGATTGGCACCGTTGGCAATGGATTATGGCAAACCAAGAACGGATTATATACACACTACACAATGAAAGAAGGCTTGTCTGGGAGAGATGTATTTGCGACATATTCTGATCGAAGAGGTGACCTTTGGATCGGCACCGGTCGTGGGCTAAACCAGTTGCATAATGGGAACCTAGTGAATTACACGGCGCAGATGGGTTTATCAACGTCTGTTCGTTATCTCTATGGTGATCAACAAAGTTTTCTGTGGATTGGGACAGATAATGGATTGTTCCTGTTCAACAATGAGCATTTTACTCGCTACACCACTAGCGAGGGGCTATTTGATGATGTGGTGTGGACGATCCTGGAAGATAATCGGGGCAACTTTTGGATGAGTTGCAATAAGGGCATTTTCCGCACGACACGACAGGAACTTATTGATTTTGCTGCCGGGAAAATCAAATCTATTTCGTGCATTGCCTATGGCACGGCTGATGGCATGAAAAATAGAGAATGCTCTGATAACCAGCAGAGTGGATTAAAGACAAAAGACGGCGGATTGTGGTTTGCCACCGTCAAAGGCGTCGTCGTTATTGATCCTGCCAATCTGCATCTCAACACCGTCCCGCCGCCCGTCGTCATCGAACAGGTGAACGTTGACGGCGCCTCTCTTCCCCACAATACAGCCGCCCAGCTTCCGCCCGGCCAACGCAATTTCGAGTTTCAATATGCCGGTCTGAGTTTTGTGGCGCCGGAGAAGGTCAGCTACAAATACCGGCTGGAAGGTTACGACCACGATTGGATCGCGGCGGGCGGGCGGCGCGCAGCGTATTACACCAATCTCGCGCCCGGCCAGTACCGCTTCCGCGTGATTGCCGCCAACAATGACGGCGTCTGGAACGAGACGGGCGCGGCATTCAGCTTCTACCTCAAGCCGCACTTCTATCAAACCTGGTGGTTCTATTCATTCTGCGGACTGGGGCTGGTCTTTTCCGGCATCGGTCTGAACTCGCTGCGGCTGCGCGGTGTGTTGGCCAAAGAACGTGAGCGCACCCGTTTGCAGGAAGCCGAATTGCGCGCCGAAGTGGCGGAATCGCAAGCCAAAGCCATCGAAGCCGAGCACCAGCGCAAGACTCAGGAGTTGGAAGAAGCCCGCCAATTGCAACTCTCAATGCTGCCGCGCAACGTACCGCAATCACCACGCCTGGAAATCGCCGCGTATATGAAAACAGCTTCGGAAGTCGGCGGCGATTACTACGACTTTCATCTCGGCGAAGATGGCACGCTGACAATTGCCGTGGGCGATGCCACAGGACACGGCCTGCGGGCAGGCACGCTGGTGTCATCGGTCAAGAGTTTGTTCGTTGCGCTGGCCTATCATCCAGACATCCCGCACATCTTGCAGCGCATGAGCCGCGTGCTAAAAGAGATGAAGCTGCGCGGGCTGTTTATGGCGATGACGCTGGTCAAAGTGCACGGCCAGCAATTGTCTGTCAGCATCGCCGGCATGCCGCCCGTGCTGATTTATCGCGCGCTGACCGGCGCGGTCGAAGAGATCGCCCTCCGAGCTTTGCCCCTGGGCAGCCTGATGGGCTATCAATACAAACAAGCGGAAGCTACGCTCAACGCCGGGGATGTCGTCGTGCTGCTGAGCGACGGTTTGCCGGAACGCTTCAATCCGCAAGATGAAATGTTTGATTATGCCGCCACCAAACGCGCGCTGGCCGAGGCCGCCAGCCAGTCGCCGCAACAGCTCATCGAACATCTCGTTGCGGCAGGCGAGGCCTGGGCTCAGGGCCGCGCGCAGGATGACGATGTGACTTTCGTAGTGTTGAAGGTCAAAGCGAACGATGCGCAAAACGGCTAA
- a CDS encoding efflux RND transporter permease subunit codes for MWLINTALRRPFTILVLVIGIALGAGLAVTRMPVDIFPTLNLPVIYVAQPYGGMDPAQMESFLVSYYEYHFLYIAGIEHVESKSIQNTGLVKLFFHPGTDMSQALAQVIAYVERSKAFMPPGTVNPFVMRFDSGSVPVGQLVFASESRTLGEISDLALFRVRPLFSTLPGVSAPPPFGGNQRTVLVRVDPEKLRAFNMSPEEVVKAVASGNSILPSGTLRTGDLARIAAVNGVVRDIQELAELPIRAGAGTNVYVRDVGRVENGSDILTGYGYVNGKRAVYIPVTKRAEASTLDVINRVKAELPNFQKLVPEDIKISFELDQSGIVKNSLNSLIFEGVLGAFLTGLMVLLFLRDVRSAAIVVLTIPFALLAAVVGLWLSGQTFNIMTLGGLALAIGILVDEATVTIENTHTHLAHGEAPRQAAYTAARETVLPRFLAMLSVLAVFVPSLFMTGVARGLFVPLSLAVGFAMLASYLLSSTLVPVLAAWLLRPHKAEDEHSFFARLQQRYGNLSASLMKARWLVFAVYLLIAFGVIALVGTQLGTDIFPNVDTGMFQLRMRAPTGTRVERTELVLQKALETINAEAGGNVDISLGFVGIQPPSFPVNVIHLWTSGPHEAVLTVALKKGSGVRVEALKERLRQRLPEVIPNVALSFEAGDVITKIMNFGAPTPIEVVTSGPNLANNRSFAEKVMTELKKIGSLRDLQFDQPLDYPTVNINVDRKRAGQMGVTVEQVGRSLVAATSSSRFTQPVYWRDPASGTAYQVQVEVPQARMNSIEDIQSMPVTLGANGARTLAGDVAEISYGTMVGEYDRYNQQRMVTIIGNIFGKDLAGVAREVNDAIKRAGEAPRGVTIALRGQVPPMEQTLSGLRTGLLLAIAVIFLLLTANFQSLRLALAIIAMIPAVVAGVVLALWLTGTTLNVQSFMGAIMAIGVSVANAILLVTFAEQQRRGGLNAAEAATAGARSRLRPILMTSLAMIAGMLPMALALGEGGEQSAPLGRAVIGGLAASTVAVLLILPALFALAQRKVSVASGSLHPEDMNAAAN; via the coding sequence ATGTGGCTCATCAACACCGCACTCCGTCGCCCCTTCACCATCCTCGTGCTCGTCATCGGCATCGCGCTCGGCGCAGGTCTTGCCGTCACGCGCATGCCGGTGGACATCTTTCCGACGCTCAACCTGCCGGTGATTTATGTCGCGCAGCCTTACGGCGGAATGGACCCGGCGCAGATGGAAAGCTTTCTGGTGTCGTATTACGAATACCACTTTCTGTACATCGCGGGCATCGAGCACGTCGAATCGAAATCAATCCAGAACACCGGCCTCGTCAAACTCTTCTTTCATCCCGGCACCGATATGAGCCAGGCGCTGGCGCAAGTGATCGCTTATGTCGAACGCTCAAAAGCCTTCATGCCGCCGGGCACAGTGAATCCGTTCGTGATGCGCTTTGATTCGGGCAGCGTCCCTGTAGGGCAATTGGTCTTTGCGAGCGAGTCACGAACGCTGGGCGAGATTTCGGATTTGGCGCTGTTCCGCGTGCGGCCGCTGTTTTCAACGCTGCCGGGCGTGTCGGCGCCGCCACCCTTCGGCGGCAATCAGCGCACGGTACTGGTGCGCGTTGATCCTGAAAAGCTGCGCGCGTTCAACATGTCACCCGAAGAAGTCGTCAAGGCCGTGGCTTCCGGCAATTCGATCTTGCCGTCGGGCACGCTGCGCACGGGCGACCTGGCGCGCATTGCGGCGGTCAATGGCGTAGTGCGCGACATTCAGGAACTGGCCGAGCTGCCGATTCGCGCGGGCGCGGGGACAAACGTCTATGTGCGCGACGTGGGACGTGTCGAAAACGGCAGCGACATCTTGACTGGATATGGGTATGTGAACGGTAAGCGCGCCGTCTACATCCCCGTCACCAAACGCGCGGAAGCCTCGACGCTGGATGTTATCAATCGCGTCAAAGCAGAACTCCCCAACTTTCAAAAGCTGGTGCCCGAAGACATCAAGATTTCGTTCGAGTTGGATCAATCAGGCATCGTCAAGAATTCGCTGAACAGTTTGATTTTTGAAGGCGTGCTGGGCGCATTCCTGACCGGGTTGATGGTCTTGCTCTTTTTACGCGACGTGCGCAGCGCCGCGATTGTCGTGTTGACGATTCCGTTTGCCTTGTTGGCAGCGGTGGTCGGGTTATGGCTGAGCGGACAAACGTTCAACATCATGACGCTCGGCGGGCTGGCCCTCGCCATCGGCATTCTGGTGGACGAAGCCACCGTCACGATCGAAAACACCCACACACATCTGGCGCACGGCGAAGCACCACGCCAAGCTGCCTACACCGCGGCGCGCGAAACCGTGCTCCCACGGTTTCTAGCGATGTTGTCAGTATTGGCTGTGTTCGTGCCTTCGCTGTTTATGACCGGCGTCGCACGTGGGCTGTTCGTCCCGCTTTCGCTGGCGGTCGGCTTTGCGATGCTGGCGTCCTATCTGTTGTCGAGCACGCTGGTGCCGGTGCTGGCGGCGTGGCTGTTGCGCCCGCACAAAGCCGAAGACGAGCATTCCTTCTTCGCCCGCTTGCAACAACGCTACGGCAACCTCAGCGCCAGTCTGATGAAAGCGCGCTGGCTGGTCTTTGCCGTTTACTTGCTCATCGCCTTTGGTGTGATCGCACTCGTCGGCACGCAGCTGGGCACAGACATTTTCCCCAACGTAGACACGGGGATGTTCCAGCTTCGCATGCGCGCGCCAACCGGCACACGTGTCGAACGCACCGAACTCGTCCTGCAGAAAGCCCTCGAAACCATCAACGCCGAAGCCGGCGGCAACGTAGACATTTCGCTCGGCTTCGTCGGCATTCAACCGCCCAGTTTTCCGGTCAACGTGATTCACCTCTGGACAAGCGGGCCGCACGAAGCCGTGTTGACCGTGGCATTGAAGAAAGGCTCCGGCGTGCGCGTCGAAGCGTTGAAAGAACGCCTGCGCCAGCGGCTGCCCGAAGTCATTCCCAACGTCGCGCTGTCATTCGAGGCGGGCGACGTCATCACCAAGATCATGAATTTCGGCGCGCCCACGCCCATCGAAGTCGTCACCAGCGGCCCCAACCTCGCCAACAACCGCTCCTTCGCTGAAAAGGTCATGACCGAATTGAAAAAGATCGGCAGCCTGCGCGACTTGCAATTCGACCAGCCACTCGATTACCCGACCGTCAACATCAACGTAGACCGCAAACGCGCCGGGCAAATGGGCGTGACCGTCGAACAGGTCGGACGTTCGCTCGTCGCCGCGACTTCATCGAGCCGCTTTACGCAGCCGGTTTACTGGCGCGACCCAGCCAGCGGTACGGCCTATCAAGTCCAGGTCGAAGTCCCGCAGGCGCGCATGAATTCCATTGAAGACATCCAGAGCATGCCTGTCACGCTGGGCGCAAACGGCGCGCGGACGCTCGCCGGGGATGTGGCCGAAATCAGCTACGGCACAATGGTCGGCGAATATGACCGCTACAACCAGCAACGCATGGTCACGATCATCGGCAACATTTTCGGCAAAGACCTGGCGGGTGTCGCGCGCGAAGTCAACGACGCCATCAAACGCGCGGGCGAAGCGCCACGCGGCGTCACCATCGCCTTGCGCGGCCAGGTGCCGCCGATGGAGCAAACACTGTCAGGTTTGCGCACAGGCTTGCTGCTGGCGATTGCGGTGATCTTTTTGTTGCTGACGGCGAACTTCCAATCGCTGCGGCTGGCGCTGGCGATCATCGCCATGATTCCGGCGGTGGTGGCGGGCGTCGTGCTGGCGTTATGGCTGACGGGCACGACGCTCAACGTGCAATCGTTTATGGGCGCGATTATGGCGATTGGCGTTTCGGTGGCGAATGCGATTTTGCTGGTCACGTTCGCCGAACAACAACGGCGCGGTGGATTGAACGCGGCAGAGGCGGCCACAGCAGGCGCACGCAGCCGTTTGCGCCCGATCCTAATGACTTCGCTGGCGATGATCGCGGGCATGTTGCCGATGGCCTTGGCGCTGGGCGAAGGCGGCGAACAGAGCGCGCCGCTAGGACGCGCGGTGATTGGCGGCTTGGCGGCTTCGACAGTGGCGGTGCTATTGATCTTGCCCGCATTGTTTGCCTTGGCGCAGCGGAAGGTGAGCGTGGCGTCAGGGTCGTTGCATCCTGAAGATATGAACGCGGCTGCCAATTGA
- a CDS encoding type II toxin-antitoxin system PemK/MazF family toxin — MKRGDIWQADLGGRAGIRPVVILTRDEVIPQLNKVTVAEITTQGKGYRTEVDIDHRANLPQHSFVQLDNLQTIPKTRLGKYIGTLDDEIMKAIGQKVVLALNLEDAYPSS, encoded by the coding sequence ATGAAACGAGGCGACATCTGGCAAGCTGATTTGGGCGGACGTGCCGGGATACGCCCAGTCGTCATCCTGACGCGCGACGAAGTGATTCCTCAACTCAACAAGGTGACCGTGGCTGAGATCACGACGCAGGGCAAGGGTTATCGAACTGAAGTAGATATTGACCATCGAGCCAACTTACCTCAGCACTCGTTTGTGCAACTCGACAACCTGCAAACCATTCCCAAAACGAGGCTGGGAAAATATATCGGCACGCTCGATGACGAGATAATGAAAGCCATTGGGCAAAAAGTCGTACTGGCGCTTAACCTCGAAGACGCTTATCCATCATCTTGA
- a CDS encoding TolC family protein, protein MKPLLSLCCALTCCLLLAPVCLAQEQAQPPLKLEQAIELALANYPALRIARAQKLAAEANIELSRTSLLPRAELLAQENRASRNNVFGLLLPQSTLPSISGPVLNNTSQTSAWGSAAGLLVAWEPFDFGLRQAQIDLAKAQTKQAGASENVTKLDVTFAAAEAFLAALAHEQAVRAAQANVDRLETFGKAVYALVNNQLRPGVEASRAEVELVAAKNQLIQLQQNAELARIALADAIGQPGTIARLDPGPLLEYTPNAPALPAVNTFATHPLLLAQSATIDVVKARQTTLDKSFFPRFNWQTAVFGRGTGARLDGTFREARGFYPDTFNYATGFTVTFTVSDWFGLKAKRRVERFNLQAEEARLAQVTNTLKTQEARARALIEAAYKLAENTPAQVNAASETLTRSKVRYEYGLTTITEVAEAQRLLAQAEIDEAVARLGVWRAYLVAAKLQGELKPFLDQMTSVSAERK, encoded by the coding sequence ATGAAACCGCTGTTATCACTCTGTTGCGCCCTCACGTGCTGTTTGTTGCTCGCGCCCGTGTGCCTGGCGCAAGAGCAGGCCCAACCGCCGCTCAAACTTGAACAAGCCATCGAACTCGCGCTCGCCAACTATCCGGCCCTGCGCATCGCCCGCGCCCAAAAGCTCGCCGCCGAAGCCAACATCGAACTGTCTCGCACCAGCCTGCTACCGCGCGCCGAATTGCTGGCGCAGGAAAATCGCGCCAGCCGCAACAACGTCTTCGGCTTGCTGTTGCCGCAAAGCACGCTGCCGTCAATTTCCGGCCCGGTGCTCAACAACACTTCGCAAACCAGCGCCTGGGGCAGCGCCGCCGGATTGCTGGTGGCGTGGGAGCCTTTCGATTTCGGCTTGCGCCAAGCGCAGATTGACTTAGCCAAAGCCCAAACCAAACAGGCCGGAGCCAGCGAGAACGTCACCAAACTCGACGTCACCTTCGCCGCTGCCGAAGCTTTCCTCGCCGCGCTCGCCCACGAACAAGCCGTGCGCGCCGCCCAGGCCAACGTTGACCGTTTGGAAACTTTCGGCAAAGCGGTTTATGCGCTGGTCAATAACCAACTGCGCCCCGGCGTCGAAGCCTCGCGCGCCGAGGTCGAACTGGTCGCGGCGAAAAACCAGTTGATCCAACTACAGCAAAACGCCGAACTCGCGCGTATCGCGCTGGCCGATGCCATCGGTCAACCGGGCACGATTGCGCGCCTAGACCCAGGCCCGCTGCTCGAATACACGCCCAACGCGCCCGCGCTGCCCGCCGTCAATACCTTCGCCACGCACCCGTTGTTGCTGGCGCAAAGCGCCACGATTGACGTGGTCAAGGCGCGGCAAACGACGCTCGACAAATCTTTCTTCCCGCGCTTCAACTGGCAGACGGCGGTTTTCGGACGCGGCACGGGCGCGCGGCTGGACGGCACGTTCCGCGAAGCGCGCGGCTTTTACCCAGATACCTTTAACTATGCGACCGGCTTCACGGTGACGTTTACTGTTTCGGACTGGTTCGGCTTGAAAGCCAAACGCCGCGTCGAACGCTTCAACCTGCAAGCCGAAGAGGCGCGGCTGGCCCAAGTCACCAACACTCTCAAAACTCAGGAAGCCCGCGCCCGGGCCTTGATCGAAGCGGCGTACAAGCTGGCCGAGAACACGCCCGCGCAGGTCAACGCCGCTTCCGAAACGCTGACGCGCTCGAAGGTGCGCTACGAATACGGCCTGACCACCATCACCGAAGTCGCTGAGGCGCAACGCCTGTTGGCGCAGGCCGAAATTGACGAAGCGGTCGCGCGGCTGGGCGTGTGGCGCGCGTATCTGGTGGCGGCGAAATTGCAAGGCGAGTTGAAACCGTTTTTGGATCAAATGACCAGTGTTTCGGCTGAACGGAAGTAA
- a CDS encoding PPOX class F420-dependent oxidoreductase — MSNQEIMQFTGQNYFNLESYRKDGQGVRTPLWFAENDGVFYFYTVAHSFKVKRLTNNPRVRIAPCDMRGNVKGAWVEATARRLEGAEAKRADDLLNQKYGWQKRLLNFFAKLRGHQRAAFAVQML, encoded by the coding sequence ATGAGCAACCAGGAAATCATGCAGTTCACCGGGCAGAACTACTTCAACCTTGAAAGCTACCGCAAAGACGGGCAAGGCGTGCGCACGCCGCTGTGGTTTGCCGAAAACGACGGCGTCTTTTATTTCTACACCGTGGCACACTCGTTCAAAGTCAAACGGCTGACCAACAACCCGCGTGTGCGGATTGCGCCATGCGATATGCGTGGCAACGTCAAAGGCGCCTGGGTCGAAGCGACGGCGCGGCGCTTGGAAGGTGCCGAAGCCAAGCGGGCGGATGATTTACTAAATCAGAAATACGGCTGGCAAAAACGCCTGCTGAATTTCTTCGCCAAACTGCGCGGCCATCAACGGGCTGCCTTTGCTGTTCAAATGCTGTAG